Part of the Halopenitus persicus genome is shown below.
TCGGAAACTTCGACATCCAGTCGACGACCCAGTCGCACTACCGCTCAACCGATCGACGGCCAGAGAGAAGATGAGCGTGACAGCAAACACCGTGTTGTCGACACTCGGGTGGGTGGAATCGAAGAAACGATACGAGGACGTGATCCGCGCACTACCGGAACTCAGGGACACGACGTACCTTATCGCGGGGGAGCCGCGTCACGACGCCGACGAAGAAGTCCTCGACGAGACGTTCAAGTTAGCCAAGCTACTCGATGTCCGTGACCGCGTTCAGCACGTGGGCTACGTCGCCGACGAAGACCTCCCCGCGTTGTTCGGAGCAACTGACCTCGCAGTCGCTCCTTACGAGCAAGTCACACAGAGTGGTGCGGTGAACACCGCACTTGCCTACCGCTGCCCGGTTCTAGCCACCGCACTACCCGCGTTCGAAGAGCTCGCTGCCGACTACGACTGCGTCCAAACCTACGACGAAACGGACGATATTACGAACCACATACGGGACGCAGTCGGTGACGAGACCAGAGACCGATTGCGCGAGTCTACGAAGCGGTATGTAAACACTGAAACGTGGACCGCCTTCGCTGCCGAAACAGAATCATTGTACGCTATGATGATCAATTCTCACTGAGGATCCGAATTCCTCACAGTGACCAATTTAATGTGTTCGCCATCTTCAACGTAGCCCCACGGTAATCATTTGTTATGTCCTCTGTTTACGTACTACGACAGTATCCAGCCGGTAGCCACGACGTGCCTATTCGTCGTGCAGCAGAAAGCATTGGGCTCAATGTGGAGACACACGAGTACGATCTCGACTCGAACTTCGACGGTATAATCGGAAATCTACAATTCCTCGGAGACGCCCTCCTGTGGTCACGCGACGAGCGAATCGTCCTCGGCGCCGAGCCGTTCGATCCACGTGTTCCGCTCTTCCAGTGGCTCGCCGATCGTCACGACGTTGTCCTCC
Proteins encoded:
- a CDS encoding glycosyltransferase, with protein sequence MSDNSLHVALVTPWNTGGGIANYSERLRDGLESVGVKVSVVPIRYPATMNPIRFDEAFQSIPYDADVIHVQYEAGVFGHFGVSGVCTPSFYARLARRDEAVVTTLHEVHRSYPSQGTVGNTILISRDWGVERLVLTVSDTVVVHTDDAIDILRERHGNRDSIRKLRHPVDDPVALPLNRSTAREKMSVTANTVLSTLGWVESKKRYEDVIRALPELRDTTYLIAGEPRHDADEEVLDETFKLAKLLDVRDRVQHVGYVADEDLPALFGATDLAVAPYEQVTQSGAVNTALAYRCPVLATALPAFEELAADYDCVQTYDETDDITNHIRDAVGDETRDRLRESTKRYVNTETWTAFAAETESLYAMMINSH